Part of the bacterium genome, GATCAACCACCAAATCAAAGAGTTCCTCACGATCCGTGATGAGGTCCCTGACATACTTCGTCCCCGCATACTGGACCGATACTTTATCACCATAAAACAGCAATCCCCCGCCAACAACCGGTTCTTCCGGAACGGAACCGGCCGATGCCAGCAATTTCGAAAAAGAACCGGAAGAAAAGAGATCCGGGTTGAATCTGATTCCGCAAAGTTCCAAAATGGTGGGAAGCAGCGCTGTAGTTGCTACACTTTGCGTAATCTTCCCCTTGAAAGGTGATCCGGGCATTTTAACTACGAGAGGAACTCTTAGAAGCTCATTGTACAGAGTATGCGCGTGGGCAAAACTATCATGCTCCCAAAATTCTTCTCCGTGATCGCTGGTTAGGATAATCAAAGACTGGTCGTACACGCCTTTTAGTTTCATCGTATTCATCAGCTGACCAATCTGTTCATCAACGTAACGAACTTCGCCTAAATACAGTTCCTTGATCCAAAGGCGCTCATTCTTGTCCGGCACGAAAAAGCCTAACCGGATATTTTGTATGAATGAATTTTGAAATTTTTTCCCAATCCTTCTGGGAGCGGCTTCCGGTGGTTGAAACCGCGCGGGAGGAGCATAAGGCATATGAGGATCAAAGTAGTGAAGCCAGAAAAAAAAGTGTTTGTTACTGTTCTCGTTCATCCACCTTTCCGCCAGTCTTGTCAAGTCCGAAGTGGAAGCGTCGGTACTTCCGGACTGAGAAAGCAAAGTATTTAGCAAGAATCCTCCCAGACCCTCGATCCTTGTCCTGGGAAAGAAATCATAAGTCACAAACCCACGTGAAAGTTTCTCAACCAGATTTAGATTTCTGCCGATTGCTGAAGTATAAAATCCTGCCCTGCTCATAAATTCGGCAAGTGTGGGGAGTTCAGGAGGCACCTGTGAATCCACCTGGACAGCGCGATGCACCAAAGGAGAAACACCTGTCATGATGGATGTAATTGCTGGAAGAGTCCAGGGAGATTCCGAAAATCCATTTTCAAAAAGAACGCCGTCTGCCGCAAGACGATAGATGTTCGGTGTGTTTTTAGCAGAAACAGCGTCCGCTCGAAGAGTATCGATCGTGATCAGCACGATTTGTTTGATCTTCTGATTTGCGTGTTGCTCTGGAACACTTTTTCTTTTCGGTTCGCGGACCAGCAATAAGGAGAGAAAGAAACCAGCGAAAATCATTGCTGTAAAACAGTACAAGGAGCGTTCAGGCAACTTCGTTTCGCGGAACCGGTAAAGCACGCCAAGAGTCAAGAGTATGATCAAAGAAGCGGCAAGAATAAGAGGTGATCGACCCAATTGTTCCGCTTTCATCACCAACCTCATTACAAGCAACTCCATCAGCACCAGTGGAACAACGATTGCAAAAACTCTTGCGCGATTACGATTTACGTCGTTCTGTAGAATTCTTTGAGACGCGAAATAAACGGCTATGGAGCCGACCAGCACAATAAGGATAGGAACGATCAGTTGGAACGAATTGAGTCCCAGCGAACCTGGAATTGACAGACGCAACGAAGCAAGTAAAAGCGCCGGGCCCAGCAATAAAGCCAGGGAAACAGAAACAGCTTCGGCTTTCAAATTAATAAATCTGATGAAGATCAGGCCAAGTGTGTAATAAGAAACCATGTAGATCAGGAAAACAAAAATTGATGTTGTGACGATCGGCAAGAATGTATTCAGGCCGAAAACGTTGCGACTATCAGGCAAGCCAAGGTGCGCATCGATCAGCCCAACGGACAGGGCCAGGATGATGCCCTTTTTTATCATGAGGCAGGGTTACTGGCGGTCTTGGTAATGCGCACGTTTCCAAGGTAAAGGACCTCAAGGGCACAGGTAAAGAATGTGCGAAGAGCATCTTCCGGAGAGCAAACAATTGGTTCGCCATTCAAATTAAAGCTTGTATTCAGTACAATGGGAACACCTGTCAACCGCTCAAATTCCTGTATAAGGGCATAGTATCGCGGCGCTGAATCACGATCAACTGATTGTAATCGGCCTGATCCATCCACATGAACCACGGCAGGAACGAGTTCCCGTTTCTCAGGCCGAAACATCAATGCGCGTTCCATGAAAGGCACTTTAGTGCCGGGAGAACATTCAAACCAGTCGTACACTTTTTCTTCCAGAATTGCCGGTGCAAAAGGTCGAAAAGCTTCGCGGAACTTGATCGCGGCGTTCACAACTTGCCGGCCATCCTTGCGGCGAGGATCAAGTAAAATCGATCGATTTCCAAGCGCGCGCTGACCGAACTCCATTCGTCCTTGAAACCAGCCGATGATTTTTCCGTCCACCAGGTCTCTTGCAGCTCGCTTCGCCGGATCCTGTACGACTTCTGCTGCTGAAATCTTGAACCTGTGCGCAATATCCAAACAACTTGCATCGGACCATTCAGGTCCCCAGAAGTTATCCTTCATTTCCTCGATAGGGCGGCTCTTTGTCCTTTGTGCATGCAACCATAGACCTGCTCCAACAGCAGTTCCGGAATCATCGGGACAACTCGTGATAAAACTTTCGGTGAAAGGAGTGACAGATGCGATCTTTCCGTTGTATACACAATTCATAAAGCAACCGCCTGTGGCTACGAGCTTGTTCATTCGCGTGCGCTTATGAAGCGCGAGTAGTATCCTTGTGACCGACTCTTCAAAAACACGCTGCATGGCCGCCGCAATTCTTTCATGCCGTTCCGTAATCGGTTCTTCCTTCATTCTGGGTGCCCCGAATTGACGCACAAACTTATCGGAATACATCCTGCGATCAAAAAAGTTATGGTATTCAAAATAATCCAGCGACATTTCAAATGTGCCG contains:
- a CDS encoding carbamoyltransferase: MNILGICHDVFICSAAIVGNGRVVCAIPEERLDRKKQSKVFPTLAIQRCLQFAGMTMNDIDEIAVAWNPGIELETILPGYITARRWRTEHLMQVPARFMQLMGTPAANELTITGAAQNCPPITFINHYDAHIGNAFFLSPYENAAILVLDGRAERDTGLLAAGRGTEIEKFSDMRFPHSLGLFYGAVTQFLGFQPDSDEWKVMALASYASGDNEYHSPMSELIRILDDGTFEMSLDYFEYHNFFDRRMYSDKFVRQFGAPRMKEEPITERHERIAAAMQRVFEESVTRILLALHKRTRMNKLVATGGCFMNCVYNGKIASVTPFTESFITSCPDDSGTAVGAGLWLHAQRTKSRPIEEMKDNFWGPEWSDASCLDIAHRFKISAAEVVQDPAKRAARDLVDGKIIGWFQGRMEFGQRALGNRSILLDPRRKDGRQVVNAAIKFREAFRPFAPAILEEKVYDWFECSPGTKVPFMERALMFRPEKRELVPAVVHVDGSGRLQSVDRDSAPRYYALIQEFERLTGVPIVLNTSFNLNGEPIVCSPEDALRTFFTCALEVLYLGNVRITKTASNPAS
- a CDS encoding sulfatase-like hydrolase/transferase, which produces MIKKGIILALSVGLIDAHLGLPDSRNVFGLNTFLPIVTTSIFVFLIYMVSYYTLGLIFIRFINLKAEAVSVSLALLLGPALLLASLRLSIPGSLGLNSFQLIVPILIVLVGSIAVYFASQRILQNDVNRNRARVFAIVVPLVLMELLVMRLVMKAEQLGRSPLILAASLIILLTLGVLYRFRETKLPERSLYCFTAMIFAGFFLSLLLVREPKRKSVPEQHANQKIKQIVLITIDTLRADAVSAKNTPNIYRLAADGVLFENGFSESPWTLPAITSIMTGVSPLVHRAVQVDSQVPPELPTLAEFMSRAGFYTSAIGRNLNLVEKLSRGFVTYDFFPRTRIEGLGGFLLNTLLSQSGSTDASTSDLTRLAERWMNENSNKHFFFWLHYFDPHMPYAPPARFQPPEAAPRRIGKKFQNSFIQNIRLGFFVPDKNERLWIKELYLGEVRYVDEQIGQLMNTMKLKGVYDQSLIILTSDHGEEFWEHDSFAHAHTLYNELLRVPLVVKMPGSPFKGKITQSVATTALLPTILELCGIRFNPDLFSSGSFSKLLASAGSVPEEPVVGGGLLFYGDKVSVQYAGTKYVRDLITDREELFDLVVDPQEQIPVDTDSSEQLQAGRNLFEENLKSAARLQARHRISIPQKKKLDQETEEMLRSLGYIQ